ACCGCGCCGTTCACGCTCACAAGGAGGAAACCCATAGATGTACTATGTCATTATGAAGTCCCACGATATTCGCGAGAATTTGGCGACAGAGCAGTACTTGATGAACGCCAAACAGTTCGATGAGCCATTGCTGCTTTTTTATTATGAAAAGCCGAGTGTGATTGTCGGGCGCAACCAGAATACACTGGAAGAATTGAATCAGAAGTATGTTGAGGAACACAATATTGTTGTCACGCGGCGGCTATCAGGCGGCGGTGCGGTTTACCATGATTTGGGCAACCTGTGCTTCTCGTTCGTGGTCGATAGTGATTCTGAAGAATTCGGCGACTTCAAGTCCTTCACTCAGCCGATTGTGGATGCGATTCACACGTTGGGTGCCACGAGCGCCGAGGTTTCCGGCCGCAACGATATGCTGGTTGACGGCAAGAAGTTCTCTGGCAGTGCGATGTACACCCGCAACGGCAAGACGTTCTCTCATGGTACTTTAATGCTGGATGTGGACATGAGTGTCATTCCAAAGGTCCTCAACGTACCGGAAGACAAGATTAAGAGTAAAGGTATTAAGTCCGTTAAGAGTCGGGTCACCAACCTGCGCCCTTACTTGGACAAAAAGTATCAGGATATGACGCTTCCGGAATTTCGGGATATCTTGTTAACGCGTTTGTTCGGTGTGGATGATGTTGCTGAGATTAAAGACAAGGAATATCACGTTACTGACACTGACCGAGTCGAAATCAAGAAGATTTATGACGACGTTTACAACAACTGGGACTGGGTTTATGGCCACAGTCCGGAATTCACTACCAAGAAGCGTAAGCATTTCGATTACGGTACAATCGATGCCCGTTTTGATATTAAAGACGGCAAAATCGCAAACGTTAAATTCTACGGTGACTTCTTTGGACCACAAGATGTTGCTGACGTCGCCGCTGCGTTGAAAGACAAGCCGTATACGTCTCAGGCAGTTAAGGAGACGCTGGATGGCATTAACACCAATGATTACTTCACCAATATTCCTAAAGATGACGTGATCAACTTGCTGGTACCTTAAGCATTAATCAGTTCAATATTTCCAAAAAGGGGCAGCCATTTTACCGGCTGCCCCTTTATCTACGCCTTCTTAGAAGCGTTAATTATATTTAATTTGGCTAATGGCGTACGCCTGAATTCGTTTAGCTCCTCGCCCAGTTGCTACCGTAATGACGCCGCGTTCGTTGTACGGCTTAACTTTTGCCGCCTTAATGTCGACGACACGGCCTTTTAGGCAGCGGCGATCGATCGTATCGATCGCAACCTCGTGCTGTGAGTGTAAAGCATCTTGAAGCAAGTTGGTAATTTCTTCCGGGCGTTGTGCCATAAGAATTCCTCCTTCATCTTCATGCCGTCTGAAATGCTGGCGGCAACTGTTTCAACGCGTATTGTCGGTTTGCCGGGCAATACAGTAACTGAAAACGTTTACGAGTTCAGTATAACGGTTGCCGGACTAAATTTCAGTAACCTCGGCTCAGATCGACTTGGTGACTCGCTAACTGACCGCGTGATACCAAGGCTTGGAGGTTTTCATTAAAAATTTTAAAAACTTGGTCGCGCAAATGAGGAACCGTGCCGGAAATGTGCGGCGTCAACAAAACCTGATCCATGTCCCAAAGCGGCGAGGTTTGTGGCAATGGCTCGGGATCGACCACGTCAAGGACAGCGGCACGCAACTGCTGGGATTGCAGCGCTTGAACGAGTGCCGCTGTTTCAACGGACGCCCCGCGCCCGATGTTAACGAAAATTGGCTGCCGATCGAGAGCAGCAAAGAATTCTTCGTTGTAAAAATGTCTGGTAGCAGGCGTGAGCGGCAGTGCGTTAATCACAATGTCAGCCGTTCGAATCACCCGCTTTGTCTCGGCATCGGTTACGACATCCTCAAAGCCAGCTGCAGGCCGACCATGGGCACTGACACCAATCGTATGCAATCCTAGCGCATGCAACTTAGAGGCAATCGTCGAGCCAATATGGCCGGTTCCGAAAATAACCACCGTTAACCCCTTCAGCAGCGTCATCGGTGGCCGTTCCTGACGCAATGACCACATCTGGCGCCCTGCGCGAATCGCCGGTAGTATGCCGCGGCTGATGGTGAACAAAGCGCCAAGCACATATTCGGCGATCGGTTCCGCATGAATGCCGCTAGTATTGGCTAACAAGACGTGATGCTTGGCAAAATCAGCGAGCGGTAAATAGTCAACACCAGCGGACATTGCCTGGACAAACTGCAGATGGTCATAATTAACCGTTGCAGAGGCCGCATGCCAGCCGTAAATGACATCGATTTGCTGGGCGGTCGTTGCGTCCAGTTGATCTTCTTCGATCACGGTATGTCCAGCTTTTTCCAATACCTGCCGTTGCGCTGGTTCAAGACTGAAGCTATTTAGAATCTTCACGATTCATCCCTCTTTTCTGTCATGATGGTGCCAATTAGGTTTACCCCAATATTGGAAAAGATCGGTTCGAATTGTGCCATTGTAGAGTTTGCGGCGTTTGGTTGCTTTGCTGCCATAGGCTTTCTCAAAGCCCATGTCGCTCGTTAAAATGTATTTGCTCCAGGTGGTCAAAGGCGCAAAGGCCCGACCCATTTCCGCATACAGCTGGCGGACGGCCGCTTGATCACTTAGACGTTGGCCATAAGGCGGATTAGCCACTATGACGCCATTTTCTTTAGTGGTCGTAAAATCTTTAACCGCTAATTGTTTAAACTGAATGCTATGAAGTAAACCTGCTTGCTGGGCGTTTAACTTGGCCATGTCAATCATGTCACCGTTAATGTCACTCGCCTGAATATCAAGTTCTCGGTCAAAATCCGCCTGATCCATAGCCTGATCTTTGGTGGTCTGCAAGACGTCTTGATCAAAAAATCCGAAGTTTTCAAAGGCAAAATGCCGCTGCAGGCCCGGCGCCAAATGATGGCCAATTAAAGCCGCTTCTATCGCGATGGTTCCGGAACCGGTTGTG
Above is a window of Lacticaseibacillus casei DSM 20011 = JCM 1134 = ATCC 393 DNA encoding:
- a CDS encoding lipoate--protein ligase, encoding MYYVIMKSHDIRENLATEQYLMNAKQFDEPLLLFYYEKPSVIVGRNQNTLEELNQKYVEEHNIVVTRRLSGGGAVYHDLGNLCFSFVVDSDSEEFGDFKSFTQPIVDAIHTLGATSAEVSGRNDMLVDGKKFSGSAMYTRNGKTFSHGTLMLDVDMSVIPKVLNVPEDKIKSKGIKSVKSRVTNLRPYLDKKYQDMTLPEFRDILLTRLFGVDDVAEIKDKEYHVTDTDRVEIKKIYDDVYNNWDWVYGHSPEFTTKKRKHFDYGTIDARFDIKDGKIANVKFYGDFFGPQDVADVAAALKDKPYTSQAVKETLDGINTNDYFTNIPKDDVINLLVP
- a CDS encoding phosphoglycerate dehydrogenase — protein: MKILNSFSLEPAQRQVLEKAGHTVIEEDQLDATTAQQIDVIYGWHAASATVNYDHLQFVQAMSAGVDYLPLADFAKHHVLLANTSGIHAEPIAEYVLGALFTISRGILPAIRAGRQMWSLRQERPPMTLLKGLTVVIFGTGHIGSTIASKLHALGLHTIGVSAHGRPAAGFEDVVTDAETKRVIRTADIVINALPLTPATRHFYNEEFFAALDRQPIFVNIGRGASVETAALVQALQSQQLRAAVLDVVDPEPLPQTSPLWDMDQVLLTPHISGTVPHLRDQVFKIFNENLQALVSRGQLASHQVDLSRGY